In Thauera aromatica K172, one DNA window encodes the following:
- the purM gene encoding phosphoribosylformylglycinamidine cyclo-ligase, giving the protein MSAHHPAPPTEPQASLSYRDAGVDIDAGDALVDRIKPLAKRTVRPEVLGGIGGFGALFELSKKYKEPVLVSGTDGVGTKLKLAFQLNKHDTVGQDLVAMSVNDILVQGAEPLFFLDYFACGKLDVDTAADVVKGIAHGCELAGCALIGGETAEMPGMYPAGEYDLAGFAVGAVEKADIIDGSRIVPGDVVLGLASSGAHSNGYSLIRKIAERAKVDFDAPFHGRAFRDVVMAPTRIYVKPLLALMQAMPGTIKGMAHITGGGITENVPRILRDDLTARIDGGAWTLPPLFQWLQMAGNVDGDEMLRVFNCGIGMVVVVSAKDADAAAATLTAAGETVYRIGRIDTRKEGEAQTIVE; this is encoded by the coding sequence TTGAGCGCACACCATCCCGCCCCTCCCACCGAGCCCCAGGCCTCCCTTTCCTACCGCGACGCCGGCGTGGATATCGATGCCGGCGACGCCCTGGTCGATCGCATCAAGCCGCTCGCCAAGCGCACCGTGCGTCCGGAAGTGCTCGGCGGCATCGGCGGCTTCGGCGCGCTGTTCGAACTGTCGAAGAAGTACAAGGAACCGGTGCTGGTATCCGGCACCGACGGCGTCGGCACCAAGCTCAAGCTCGCCTTCCAGTTGAACAAGCACGACACCGTCGGCCAGGACCTGGTGGCGATGAGCGTCAACGACATCCTCGTGCAGGGCGCCGAGCCGCTGTTCTTCCTCGACTACTTCGCCTGCGGCAAGCTCGACGTCGACACCGCCGCCGACGTCGTCAAGGGCATCGCCCACGGCTGCGAACTCGCCGGCTGCGCGCTGATCGGCGGCGAGACCGCGGAGATGCCGGGCATGTACCCGGCGGGCGAGTACGATCTCGCCGGCTTTGCCGTCGGCGCGGTGGAGAAGGCCGACATCATCGACGGCAGCCGCATCGTGCCGGGCGACGTGGTCCTGGGGCTGGCCTCCAGCGGCGCGCACTCGAACGGCTACTCGCTGATCCGCAAAATCGCCGAGCGCGCCAAGGTCGATTTCGATGCCCCGTTCCATGGCCGCGCCTTCCGCGACGTGGTGATGGCGCCAACCCGGATCTATGTCAAGCCGCTGCTCGCGCTGATGCAGGCGATGCCGGGCACGATCAAGGGCATGGCCCACATCACCGGCGGCGGCATCACCGAGAACGTGCCGCGCATCCTGCGGGATGATCTCACCGCCCGCATCGACGGTGGCGCATGGACGCTGCCGCCGCTGTTCCAGTGGCTGCAGATGGCGGGCAACGTCGATGGCGACGAGATGCTGCGCGTGTTCAACTGCGGCATCGGCATGGTGGTGGTGGTCTCGGCCAAAGACGCCGATGCCGCGGCCGCAACGCTCACCGCAGCGGGCGAGACGGTGTATCGCATCGGTCGCATCGACACCCGCAAGGAGGGCGAGGCGCAGACCATCGTCGAATGA
- the xerD gene encoding site-specific tyrosine recombinase XerD, whose amino-acid sequence MQPRHRSELDRFADTLWLEHGLAPNTLAGYRSDLARFAAWLELRGQLLPTADAGALAAYLAEFSRSAKPASQRRLLAAWRRYYRMLLGNREISEDPTLLLDSPVASARFPKTLSEAQVEALLGAPDTDTPQGLRDRCMVELLYATGLRVSELVGLKVFAVGLNEGVLRIMGKGSKERLVPLGEIAADWLLRYTAQARPAMLAGRSCDEVFVTRLGSAMTRQMFWRIIKRYAMSAGIARECISPHTLRHAFATHLLNHGADLRVVQLLLGHADISTTQVYTHVARERLKQLHAAHHPRG is encoded by the coding sequence CTGCAGCCACGGCACCGCAGCGAACTCGACCGCTTCGCCGACACGCTGTGGCTCGAGCACGGTCTGGCGCCGAACACCCTGGCCGGCTATCGCTCCGACCTGGCCCGCTTCGCCGCCTGGCTGGAGCTGCGCGGCCAGCTCCTGCCCACAGCCGATGCCGGCGCGCTGGCCGCCTATCTGGCCGAATTCAGCCGCAGTGCAAAACCGGCCAGCCAGCGCCGCCTGCTCGCGGCCTGGCGGCGCTATTACCGCATGCTGCTGGGGAACCGCGAGATCAGCGAAGATCCGACCCTGCTGCTCGATTCGCCGGTGGCATCCGCGCGCTTCCCGAAAACCCTCAGCGAGGCCCAGGTCGAAGCCCTGCTGGGCGCGCCCGATACCGATACTCCGCAAGGCCTGCGCGACCGCTGCATGGTGGAGTTACTCTACGCCACGGGCCTGCGCGTTTCCGAACTGGTCGGACTGAAGGTGTTCGCCGTCGGGCTCAACGAAGGCGTGCTGCGGATAATGGGCAAAGGCAGCAAGGAGCGCCTGGTCCCGCTCGGAGAAATCGCCGCCGACTGGCTGTTGCGCTACACCGCCCAAGCCCGTCCTGCCATGCTGGCGGGGCGCAGTTGCGACGAAGTGTTCGTCACCCGCCTGGGAAGCGCCATGACAAGGCAGATGTTCTGGCGCATCATCAAACGCTACGCCATGAGCGCAGGCATCGCGCGCGAATGCATTTCCCCTCATACGCTGCGCCATGCCTTCGCCACTCATTTATTGAACCATGGCGCCGATTTGCGCGTAGTGCAATTACTGCTGGGGCACGCGGACATTTCGACCACGCAGGTCTATACCCATGTCGCACGCGAGCGCCTCAAGCAACTGCATGCCGCACATCATCCGCGCGGCTGA
- the tsaD gene encoding tRNA (adenosine(37)-N6)-threonylcarbamoyltransferase complex transferase subunit TsaD: protein MKVLGIETSCDETGVAIYDTGAGLLAHNLHSQIDLHAVYGGVVPELASRDHIRHLPLLLKRTLADAGIDAGRIDAVAYTAGPGLAGALLVGASVAESFALARGIPALPVHHLEGHLLSPLLAADPPAFPFVALLVSGGHTQLMRVRGVGDYALLGESVDDAAGEAFDKTAKLLGLGYPGGPQLAKLAEEGRPGQFRLPRPMLHSGDLDFSFSGLKTAVLNVVSAPDWRPGQAADLAAEFQQAVVDVLCAKALAALKKVGLKTLVVAGGVGANRCLRETLDAALARRGGRVHYPEPALCTDNGAMIAFAGALRFAAGERGAKIATVSIRPRWPMTELRPPRTPAA from the coding sequence ATGAAAGTTCTCGGCATCGAAACCTCCTGCGACGAAACCGGCGTGGCGATCTACGACACCGGGGCGGGTCTGCTCGCGCACAATCTGCATTCGCAGATCGACCTGCATGCGGTCTATGGCGGCGTGGTGCCCGAGCTCGCCTCGCGGGACCACATCCGCCATCTGCCGCTGCTGCTCAAGCGGACCCTGGCTGACGCCGGGATCGACGCCGGCCGGATCGATGCCGTCGCCTATACCGCCGGGCCGGGGCTGGCGGGGGCGCTGCTGGTTGGTGCGAGCGTGGCCGAGTCGTTCGCGCTGGCACGCGGCATTCCGGCGCTCCCGGTCCATCACCTCGAAGGCCACCTGCTGTCTCCGCTGCTCGCCGCCGATCCACCCGCCTTTCCCTTTGTCGCCCTGCTGGTCTCGGGCGGCCATACTCAACTGATGCGGGTGCGCGGGGTGGGGGACTATGCGCTGCTGGGCGAGTCGGTCGACGATGCTGCCGGCGAGGCGTTCGACAAGACGGCCAAGCTGCTCGGTCTCGGCTACCCCGGCGGGCCGCAGTTGGCGAAACTGGCCGAAGAGGGGCGGCCAGGGCAGTTCCGCCTGCCACGGCCGATGCTGCATTCGGGGGATCTCGATTTCAGCTTCAGCGGACTGAAGACGGCCGTGCTCAACGTGGTGTCGGCGCCGGACTGGCGCCCCGGGCAGGCTGCCGACCTGGCGGCTGAATTCCAGCAGGCGGTGGTCGATGTCCTGTGTGCGAAAGCCCTCGCCGCGCTGAAGAAGGTGGGACTGAAGACGCTGGTCGTGGCCGGTGGCGTGGGCGCCAACCGCTGCCTGCGCGAAACCCTGGATGCGGCGCTGGCGCGGCGCGGCGGGCGGGTGCATTACCCCGAGCCGGCCTTGTGCACCGACAACGGGGCGATGATCGCATTCGCCGGGGCCCTGCGCTTTGCCGCGGGCGAGCGCGGGGCGAAGATTGCGACGGTGAGCATCCGCCCCCGCTGGCCGATGACCGAACTGCGCCCGCCGCGCACTCCCGCCGCCTGA
- the rpoD gene encoding RNA polymerase sigma factor RpoD has protein sequence MAREKAKDSRKDGVSKSRASKAKDKVAPVVENPVVAPLDAEVRRTRLKTLITLGKERGYLTYAEISDHLPDDVADAEQIEGIIATFNNMGIQVYDEAPAAEDLLMSDSVAANVDEDVAEEEAEQALSSVDSEFGRTTDPVRMYMREMGTVELLTREGEIEIAKRIEDGLKHMVQAISACPTTIAEMLEIVDRVARDEAKIDELIDGLIDPNANGEEAAADDSDDDAGSAAIGTDDDSSDSDDDSDDDDDSSAESANAASLLQLKNDALARFEVIRALYVEKMAALEKKGSQDLSYLALQQQISDELLNIRFTAKAIERLCDSVRHMVEQVRAHERQILQLCVDRAGMPRQHFIKIFPGQETKLDWLKDEIAAGKNYAEGLMRIHPAVLEEQQKLIDLQDRIGIPLKELKDINRQMSTGEAKMRRAKREMTEANLRLVISIAKKYTNRGLQFLDLIQEGNIGLMKAVDKFEYRRGYKFSTYATWWIRQAITRSIADQARTIRIPVHMIETINKMNRISRQILQETGQEPDPATLAEKMEMPEEKIRKIMKISKEPISMETPIGDDDDSHLGDFIEDTATLAPAEAAMYSSLRDATGEVLDSLTAREAKVLRMRFGIEMNTDHTLEEVGKQFDVTRERIRQIEAKALRKLRHPSRSEKLRSFLDSDA, from the coding sequence ATGGCACGCGAAAAAGCCAAGGATTCGCGCAAGGACGGCGTCAGCAAGAGCCGCGCCTCGAAAGCGAAAGACAAGGTCGCCCCGGTCGTCGAAAATCCCGTCGTCGCACCACTCGACGCCGAGGTGCGACGCACCCGTCTTAAAACCCTGATCACGCTCGGCAAGGAGCGCGGCTACCTGACCTATGCCGAGATCAGCGACCACCTGCCCGACGATGTCGCCGACGCCGAACAGATCGAAGGCATCATCGCGACCTTCAACAACATGGGGATCCAGGTCTACGACGAGGCCCCCGCGGCCGAAGACCTGCTGATGTCCGACAGCGTCGCGGCCAACGTCGACGAGGACGTCGCCGAAGAGGAAGCCGAGCAGGCGCTGTCCTCGGTCGATTCCGAGTTCGGCCGCACCACCGACCCGGTGCGCATGTACATGCGCGAGATGGGCACGGTCGAGCTGCTCACCCGCGAAGGCGAGATCGAAATCGCCAAGCGCATCGAAGACGGCCTCAAGCACATGGTGCAGGCGATCTCCGCATGCCCGACGACGATCGCCGAGATGCTCGAGATCGTCGACCGGGTCGCCCGCGACGAAGCGAAGATCGACGAACTCATCGACGGCCTCATCGACCCGAACGCCAATGGCGAGGAAGCCGCCGCGGACGACAGCGACGACGACGCCGGCAGCGCCGCCATCGGCACCGACGACGACAGCAGCGACAGCGACGACGACAGCGACGACGATGACGACAGCAGCGCCGAGAGCGCCAATGCCGCATCCCTGCTGCAGCTCAAGAACGACGCCCTGGCCCGCTTCGAAGTCATCCGTGCGCTGTACGTCGAGAAGATGGCGGCCCTGGAGAAGAAAGGCTCCCAGGACCTCTCCTACCTCGCCCTGCAGCAGCAGATTTCCGACGAACTGCTCAACATCCGCTTCACCGCGAAGGCGATCGAGCGCCTGTGCGATTCGGTGCGCCACATGGTGGAACAGGTGCGCGCCCACGAGCGCCAGATCCTGCAGTTGTGCGTCGACCGCGCCGGCATGCCGCGCCAGCACTTCATCAAGATCTTCCCCGGACAGGAAACGAAGCTCGACTGGCTCAAGGACGAGATCGCCGCCGGCAAGAACTACGCCGAAGGCCTGATGCGCATCCATCCCGCCGTCCTTGAAGAGCAGCAAAAACTCATCGACCTGCAGGACCGGATCGGCATTCCGCTCAAGGAGCTCAAGGACATCAACCGCCAGATGTCCACCGGCGAAGCCAAGATGCGCCGCGCCAAGCGCGAAATGACCGAGGCCAACCTGCGCCTGGTGATCTCGATCGCGAAGAAATACACCAACCGCGGCCTGCAGTTCCTCGACCTGATCCAGGAAGGCAACATCGGCCTGATGAAGGCGGTGGACAAGTTCGAATACCGCCGCGGCTACAAATTCTCGACCTATGCCACATGGTGGATCCGCCAGGCCATCACGCGCTCCATCGCGGACCAGGCGCGCACCATCCGCATCCCGGTGCACATGATCGAGACGATCAACAAGATGAACCGCATCAGCCGCCAGATCCTGCAGGAGACCGGCCAGGAACCGGATCCGGCGACGCTGGCCGAGAAGATGGAGATGCCCGAGGAGAAGATCCGCAAGATCATGAAGATCTCCAAGGAGCCGATCTCGATGGAAACGCCGATCGGCGACGACGACGACTCGCATCTGGGCGACTTCATCGAGGACACCGCCACCCTGGCCCCGGCCGAGGCGGCGATGTACTCCAGCCTGCGCGACGCCACCGGTGAAGTGCTCGACTCGCTCACCGCGCGCGAAGCGAAAGTGCTGCGCATGCGCTTCGGCATCGAGATGAACACCGACCACACGCTGGAAGAAGTCGGCAAACAGTTCGACGTCACCCGCGAGCGCATCCGCCAGATCGAAGCCAAGGCCCTGCGCAAGCTGCGCCACCCGAGCCGGTCGGAAAAGCTGCGGAGCTTCCTCGACAGCGACGCCTAA
- the fic gene encoding protein adenylyltransferase Fic — protein sequence MTFDPRKPYNDLPTLPPPAEVESRAILKACIEARAAVAELKQAGELIPNQAVLINSIPLLEAQASSEIENIVTTTDRLFQFADDRESLADPATKEALRYRTALREGFESLRRHPLTTRTAVDICRTIKGVDIDIRKTPGTALMNDRSGEVIYTPPEGEARIRDKLSNWEHFLHEAEHIDPLVRMAIGHYQFEAIHPFVDGNGRTGRVLNLLYLVEQGLLDIPVLYLSKAIIEAKQDYYRLLLNVSRDAAWEPWILFMLDAVRSTAHWTTSRIKAIRALIDETAERMKRDAPGIYSRELTELIFVQPYCRIANVVDAGIAQRQTASVYLKQLVDIGLLREMKAGREKLFINPHLIQALSAA from the coding sequence ATGACTTTCGATCCGCGCAAGCCATACAATGACCTCCCTACCCTTCCCCCTCCGGCGGAAGTCGAGTCGCGAGCCATCCTGAAGGCTTGCATCGAGGCGCGCGCAGCTGTCGCCGAACTCAAGCAGGCCGGTGAGCTGATCCCCAACCAGGCCGTGCTGATCAACAGCATTCCCTTGCTGGAAGCGCAGGCGAGCTCGGAAATCGAAAACATCGTCACCACAACGGATCGCCTCTTCCAGTTTGCCGACGACCGCGAATCCTTGGCCGACCCGGCGACGAAGGAGGCGCTCCGTTACCGAACGGCGCTGCGCGAGGGATTCGAATCGCTGCGTCGCCATCCGCTCACGACCCGTACCGCGGTCGACATCTGCCGCACCATCAAGGGCGTCGATATCGACATCCGCAAGACACCGGGCACCGCGCTGATGAACGACCGCAGCGGCGAAGTGATCTACACCCCGCCCGAAGGTGAGGCACGCATCCGCGACAAACTCTCCAACTGGGAGCACTTCCTGCACGAAGCCGAGCACATCGACCCGCTGGTGCGCATGGCCATCGGTCACTATCAGTTCGAGGCCATCCACCCCTTCGTCGATGGCAATGGCCGAACCGGCCGGGTGCTCAACCTGCTGTATCTGGTCGAACAGGGCTTGCTCGACATCCCGGTGCTCTACCTGTCCAAAGCCATCATCGAAGCCAAGCAGGACTACTATCGGCTCCTGCTGAACGTCAGCCGGGATGCCGCCTGGGAACCCTGGATTCTGTTCATGCTCGACGCGGTTCGCAGTACCGCGCACTGGACGACGTCCCGCATCAAGGCCATCAGGGCGCTCATCGATGAAACCGCCGAACGGATGAAGCGCGACGCGCCCGGCATCTACTCCCGCGAACTGACCGAGCTGATCTTCGTACAGCCCTACTGCCGCATCGCCAACGTCGTCGATGCCGGCATCGCCCAACGCCAGACTGCATCGGTTTATCTGAAGCAACTCGTCGACATCGGCCTTCTTCGCGAAATGAAGGCCGGACGGGAGAAGCTCTTCATCAACCCGCACCTGATTCAAGCACTTTCCGCAGCCTGA
- a CDS encoding DUF2784 domain-containing protein yields the protein MAFRLAADSVLLLHLAFIAFVLAGGLLALRWRWAPLLHLPAAAWGVFIELSGRICPLTPLENLLRARAGEVGYAGGFVEHYLLALIYPEGITQGVQGVLAGIVLGVNAGVYAWVWRRRSRSRR from the coding sequence ATGGCTTTCCGCCTCGCCGCCGATTCCGTCCTGCTGCTGCACCTGGCTTTCATCGCCTTCGTGCTCGCCGGCGGGTTGCTTGCCCTGCGCTGGCGGTGGGCGCCGCTGCTGCATCTTCCCGCTGCCGCCTGGGGGGTGTTCATCGAACTCAGCGGGCGGATCTGCCCGCTCACCCCGCTGGAAAATCTGCTGCGCGCCCGGGCGGGCGAGGTCGGTTACGCAGGGGGCTTCGTCGAGCATTACCTGCTCGCGCTGATCTATCCGGAAGGCATCACGCAGGGCGTCCAGGGCGTACTCGCCGGGATCGTGCTGGGCGTCAATGCCGGCGTCTATGCGTGGGTGTGGCGGCGGCGGAGCCGATCGAGGCGGTGA
- the dnaG gene encoding DNA primase: protein MIPQSFVQELLSRIDIVDVIERHLPLKKSGANYFACCPFHGEKSPSFSVSPSKQFYHCFGCGVHGSAIGFLMEYNGLGFVDAVKELAGQAGLQVPDDGRSSSAVHDDGSERLYAAMADAARFYREQLKHAPAAVAYLKRRGLSGEIAARFGLGHAPDEWQALQRIFPDYQAKTLAEAGLVIDNDQGRRYDRFRNRIIFPIHDRRGRIIALGGRVIDSGEPKYLNSPETPLFEKGRELYGFFLAQKAIRDSGFAVVVEGYMDVVALAQYDIENAVATLGTATTAQHIHTLLRQTDRVVFCFDGDAAGRRAAWRALENALESLRDDATLAFLFLPAEHDPDSFVRAHGADTFRQAAAAATPLAAFLIQELAGRHPLDSAEGRAAFVHEAAPLVHRIAAPLLRLQVVKSVAEKSGLTQAEVEEALKAFATRTEHRRRRDETTPDAPQSRPAPPSPAPRAFGDTPRRAAPNRPRPSGRRKPPSTIGTLLRLILQHPTWAARLPVGLIPDQGAEGGALIAIIDLLSLGEPVPAGGLGALIEHFRDTPHYDTLSKVAAELVETEFDEGVIEVIFEDTLRKLGADSLAAEIGALLQKDRESGLDSAARHRLAELLIEKRKLSSGGNTPDL, encoded by the coding sequence ATGATCCCCCAGTCCTTCGTTCAGGAACTACTGTCGCGCATCGACATCGTCGATGTCATCGAACGCCATCTGCCGCTGAAAAAAAGCGGGGCGAACTATTTCGCCTGCTGCCCCTTCCACGGCGAGAAATCGCCCTCGTTCTCGGTCAGCCCTTCGAAGCAGTTCTATCACTGCTTCGGCTGCGGCGTACACGGCAGCGCGATCGGCTTCCTGATGGAATACAACGGCCTCGGCTTCGTCGATGCGGTCAAGGAACTCGCCGGCCAGGCCGGCCTGCAGGTCCCGGACGACGGCCGCAGCAGCAGCGCAGTCCATGACGACGGCAGCGAGCGCCTGTACGCGGCCATGGCTGACGCCGCGCGCTTTTACCGCGAGCAGCTCAAGCACGCCCCCGCTGCCGTCGCCTACCTGAAGCGCCGCGGCCTGTCGGGCGAGATCGCCGCACGCTTTGGCCTCGGCCACGCACCCGACGAGTGGCAGGCGCTGCAGCGCATCTTTCCCGACTACCAGGCAAAGACGCTCGCCGAGGCCGGACTGGTCATCGACAACGACCAGGGCCGGCGCTACGACCGTTTCCGCAACCGCATCATCTTTCCGATCCACGATCGCCGCGGGCGCATCATCGCCCTCGGCGGGCGTGTGATCGACAGCGGCGAGCCGAAATACCTGAATTCGCCTGAGACGCCGCTCTTCGAAAAAGGACGAGAGCTCTACGGCTTCTTCCTGGCACAAAAGGCGATCCGCGACAGCGGCTTCGCGGTGGTGGTCGAAGGCTACATGGATGTCGTCGCCCTCGCCCAGTACGACATCGAGAATGCGGTCGCGACCTTGGGCACCGCCACCACGGCGCAGCACATCCACACCCTGCTGCGCCAGACCGACCGCGTCGTGTTCTGCTTCGACGGCGATGCCGCCGGGCGCCGCGCCGCCTGGCGGGCGCTGGAAAACGCGCTCGAATCCCTGCGCGACGATGCCACCCTGGCCTTCCTGTTCCTGCCCGCCGAGCACGACCCCGACTCCTTCGTGCGTGCCCACGGCGCCGACACCTTCCGCCAGGCCGCCGCGGCCGCCACCCCGCTGGCGGCCTTCCTGATCCAGGAACTGGCCGGACGCCACCCGCTGGACAGCGCCGAAGGGCGCGCCGCTTTCGTGCACGAAGCCGCCCCCCTCGTCCACCGCATCGCCGCCCCGCTGCTGCGCCTGCAGGTGGTGAAATCCGTCGCAGAAAAAAGCGGCCTCACCCAGGCGGAAGTGGAGGAGGCTCTCAAGGCCTTCGCCACGCGCACGGAACACCGGCGCAGGCGGGACGAAACGACGCCCGACGCCCCACAGTCCAGGCCCGCGCCCCCGTCCCCGGCTCCGCGCGCTTTCGGCGACACCCCGCGCCGCGCCGCGCCGAACCGGCCGCGTCCTTCCGGCCGGCGCAAGCCCCCCTCGACCATCGGCACCCTGCTGCGCCTGATCCTCCAGCACCCGACCTGGGCCGCCCGCCTGCCGGTAGGACTGATTCCCGATCAGGGAGCCGAAGGCGGCGCCCTGATCGCCATCATCGACCTCCTCAGCCTCGGCGAACCGGTTCCAGCCGGCGGCCTGGGCGCGCTCATCGAGCACTTCCGCGACACCCCGCACTACGACACGCTGTCGAAAGTCGCCGCGGAACTCGTCGAAACGGAATTCGACGAAGGGGTGATCGAGGTGATTTTCGAAGACACCCTGCGCAAGCTCGGTGCCGACAGCCTGGCTGCCGAAATCGGGGCCCTGCTGCAAAAAGACCGCGAGAGCGGCCTCGACAGTGCCGCGCGGCACCGCCTGGCAGAGTTGCTGATCGAGAAGCGGAAGCTGTCGAGCGGCGGAAACACCCCCGATCTATAG
- the rpsU gene encoding 30S ribosomal protein S21: MPGIRVKENEPFEVAIRRFKRTIEKTGVLTELRSREFYEKPTAERKRKLAAAVKRNHKRLRSQMLPPKLY, encoded by the coding sequence ATGCCCGGTATCCGCGTCAAGGAAAACGAGCCGTTCGAGGTTGCGATCCGCCGCTTCAAGCGCACCATCGAGAAGACCGGTGTGCTGACCGAGCTGCGCTCGCGCGAGTTCTACGAGAAGCCCACTGCCGAACGCAAGCGCAAGCTCGCCGCCGCCGTCAAGCGCAACCACAAGCGCCTGCGCAGCCAGATGCTGCCGCCGAAGCTGTACTGA
- the ybaK gene encoding Cys-tRNA(Pro) deacylase, translating into MSKRETHPPETPATRFLRQRGIAFSSHLYDYEEHGGTAVSSRELNVSEHAVIKTLVMEDEKAQPLIVLMHGDCKVSTKELARQIPCKHVEPCKPETANRHTGYLVGGTSPFGTRKQMPLYMERTILDLPLIYINGGRRGFLVGIHPHDLLRALQPKLVHAAN; encoded by the coding sequence ATGAGCAAACGCGAAACCCACCCTCCCGAAACACCGGCCACACGCTTTTTGCGCCAGCGGGGGATCGCCTTTTCCAGCCATTTGTACGATTACGAAGAACACGGCGGAACCGCCGTCTCGTCGCGCGAACTCAATGTCAGCGAGCATGCCGTAATCAAGACGCTTGTCATGGAGGACGAAAAGGCACAGCCGCTGATCGTGCTGATGCACGGCGACTGCAAGGTATCGACGAAAGAGCTCGCACGCCAGATTCCATGCAAGCACGTCGAGCCTTGCAAGCCGGAAACCGCCAATCGCCACACCGGCTATCTGGTCGGCGGCACGTCGCCCTTCGGCACCCGCAAGCAGATGCCTCTATATATGGAGCGCACCATTCTCGACCTGCCGTTGATCTACATCAACGGCGGGCGCCGCGGTTTTCTGGTCGGGATTCACCCCCACGACCTCCTGCGCGCCCTGCAGCCGAAACTGGTCCACGCAGCCAATTGA
- a CDS encoding H-NS family nucleoid-associated regulatory protein → MDLSSYTLPELRRLQARIENEIRRRSDTTRRTLLKRMQKMAADEGLTLDDLLETAAPVAEAKPTAKRTRRAPGKKAKPASVVKYRNPANPDQGWSGRGRKPQWALDWVAQGKSLEELAA, encoded by the coding sequence ATGGATCTGTCCAGCTATACCTTGCCCGAACTGCGTCGCCTGCAGGCCCGAATCGAAAATGAAATTCGCCGCCGCAGCGACACCACCCGCCGCACCCTGCTCAAGCGCATGCAGAAAATGGCGGCGGACGAAGGGCTGACGCTGGACGACCTGCTCGAAACCGCGGCACCGGTCGCCGAAGCCAAACCCACCGCCAAACGCACCCGTCGCGCCCCCGGAAAGAAGGCGAAACCGGCAAGCGTGGTCAAATATCGCAACCCGGCCAATCCGGATCAGGGCTGGAGCGGCCGCGGGCGCAAACCGCAATGGGCGCTGGATTGGGTCGCCCAAGGCAAATCCCTGGAAGAACTCGCCGCCTGA
- the plsY gene encoding glycerol-3-phosphate 1-O-acyltransferase PlsY — MSLLLLLLAAYLLGSIPFAIVTSKLFGLQDPRRYGSGNPGATNVLRSGNKAAAALTLLGDSLKGWLAVWVAGELGFGIGEAALAGLAAFLGHVFTVFLRFNGGKGVATALGVLAGVDGRIAIFCAVIWLMIAYTSRYSSVAALSAAVAAPLAGLLFLGPQPAVAALAVMAAVLIWRHKTNLARLRAGTEGKIGGGKS, encoded by the coding sequence ATGTCGCTGCTACTTCTTCTCCTTGCCGCCTACCTGCTCGGCTCGATCCCCTTCGCCATCGTCACCAGCAAGCTGTTCGGCCTGCAGGACCCGCGCCGCTACGGCTCCGGCAACCCGGGCGCGACCAATGTGCTGCGCAGCGGCAACAAGGCTGCGGCGGCACTGACCTTGCTCGGCGACAGTCTGAAAGGCTGGCTGGCGGTATGGGTGGCCGGAGAACTCGGGTTCGGCATCGGCGAGGCCGCCCTTGCCGGCCTCGCCGCATTTCTCGGCCATGTCTTCACCGTGTTCCTGCGCTTCAACGGCGGCAAGGGGGTCGCTACCGCACTGGGCGTGCTGGCCGGAGTGGATGGCCGGATTGCGATCTTCTGCGCGGTGATCTGGCTGATGATCGCCTACACCTCGCGCTACTCTTCGGTGGCGGCACTCTCGGCGGCGGTGGCGGCCCCCCTCGCCGGCCTGCTTTTTCTCGGCCCGCAACCCGCGGTGGCGGCACTGGCGGTGATGGCAGCCGTGCTGATCTGGCGGCACAAGACGAACCTCGCCCGCCTGCGCGCGGGCACCGAAGGCAAGATCGGCGGCGGCAAAAGCTAG
- a CDS encoding dihydroneopterin aldolase — translation MDFIFIEELRVKAWVGIYEREKTGPQTVELNLTFGVPDSAAEHDDIGDTIDYAEVAARIRRELGERHFNLIESLGEYVVRMLFDEFGAPWVKLKVAKIGVMKDVRRVGVYIQRGRAGVVVPPTA, via the coding sequence ATGGATTTCATCTTCATCGAGGAATTGCGCGTCAAGGCCTGGGTCGGCATTTACGAGCGTGAAAAGACCGGGCCGCAAACGGTCGAGCTCAATCTGACCTTCGGCGTGCCCGATTCGGCTGCGGAGCATGACGATATCGGCGACACCATCGATTATGCCGAAGTTGCGGCGCGCATCCGGCGCGAGCTCGGCGAGCGCCATTTCAATCTCATCGAAAGTCTCGGTGAATATGTCGTCCGAATGCTGTTCGACGAGTTCGGCGCGCCCTGGGTCAAGCTCAAGGTGGCCAAGATCGGCGTGATGAAAGACGTGCGCCGGGTCGGAGTGTATATCCAGCGCGGCCGCGCGGGCGTGGTCGTGCCGCCGACGGCATGA